A genomic region of Methylobacterium durans contains the following coding sequences:
- a CDS encoding NRAMP family divalent metal transporter — translation MSTSVLPAADEADDDDPEGPGAAAGLSKPRWLRVLGPGLITGASDDDPSGIATYGQAGAQLGYGLCWTMLYTLPLMAAVQMVSARIGRTTGHGIAGVLREHYPNGLLQSVVLLLLAANILNLGADLGAMADALDLLLPGPRWLYVVLFAGICAFMQLVLQYTRYVAVLKWLTLSLFAYLGVVIFARVSWWDLGTALAIPKLDLSDTGLTTLVALFGTTISPYLFFWQAAEEAEDLHAFPRRRDLLDAPEQGRAALHRIGMDTLVGMAFSNLVALAIMVTTAAVLHPRGITDIQTSAQAAEALRPLAGPFSATVFALGIVGTGLLAVPVLAGSAAYAVGEARRWPVGFGRRLLEARAFYGTVALATLVGMVISLGAVDPIRALYWSAVVNGVIAVPVMAVMMLAAARHDIMGAFAVSGPLKLLGWTATACMLLAVLAMLATAALPLI, via the coding sequence ATGAGCACATCGGTCCTGCCCGCGGCCGATGAGGCCGACGACGACGATCCGGAAGGCCCAGGGGCCGCCGCCGGGCTCTCGAAGCCGCGCTGGCTGCGCGTCCTCGGCCCCGGCCTGATCACCGGCGCCTCGGACGACGACCCGAGCGGCATCGCCACCTACGGTCAGGCTGGGGCTCAACTCGGCTACGGCCTGTGCTGGACCATGCTGTACACCCTGCCACTTATGGCGGCGGTGCAGATGGTTTCGGCCCGGATCGGGCGCACTACCGGCCACGGCATCGCCGGCGTGCTGCGCGAACACTACCCGAATGGCCTGCTGCAGTCCGTCGTGCTTCTTCTGCTGGCAGCCAACATCCTGAACCTCGGGGCCGACCTCGGCGCGATGGCAGACGCCCTCGACCTCCTGCTGCCGGGCCCGCGCTGGCTCTACGTCGTCCTCTTCGCCGGCATCTGCGCCTTCATGCAACTCGTCCTTCAGTACACGCGCTACGTCGCCGTCCTGAAATGGCTGACGCTGAGCCTGTTCGCCTATCTGGGCGTGGTGATCTTCGCCCGTGTCTCCTGGTGGGACCTCGGCACGGCACTGGCCATTCCGAAGCTCGACCTCAGCGACACGGGGCTGACCACGCTCGTCGCGCTCTTCGGGACGACGATCAGCCCGTACCTGTTCTTCTGGCAGGCGGCCGAGGAGGCTGAGGACCTGCACGCCTTTCCGCGCCGGCGCGACCTCCTGGACGCGCCCGAGCAGGGCCGCGCCGCGCTCCACCGCATCGGGATGGATACCCTCGTGGGCATGGCCTTCTCGAACCTAGTAGCGCTTGCCATCATGGTCACCACCGCCGCCGTGCTGCATCCGCGCGGCATCACCGACATTCAGACCTCCGCCCAGGCCGCGGAGGCATTGCGCCCGCTGGCCGGTCCGTTCTCAGCGACGGTCTTCGCGCTCGGCATCGTCGGGACCGGGCTCCTGGCGGTGCCGGTGCTCGCGGGCTCCGCAGCCTATGCGGTCGGCGAGGCGCGGCGCTGGCCCGTGGGCTTCGGCCGGCGCCTTCTGGAGGCGCGCGCCTTCTACGGGACGGTGGCGCTCGCCACGCTGGTCGGCATGGTCATCAGCCTGGGCGCGGTCGACCCGATCCGGGCGCTCTACTGGAGCGCAGTCGTCAACGGCGTCATCGCGGTGCCGGTCATGGCCGTGATGATGCTGGCGGCCGCCCGGCACGACATCATGGGCGCCTTCGCGGTGAGCGGGCCGCTCAAGCTGCTCGGCTGGACCGCCACGGCGTGCATGCTGCTCGCCGTCCTCGCCATGCTGGCGACGGCCGCGCTTCCCTTGATCTAG
- a CDS encoding universal stress protein, which translates to MTYASMMVAMDLTPQAPDRVRLAGHLADDFRARLIGVAAETPAYAVPPVGPTPASAYALAASNEIVLNDLRQAHAAFEEAAGGRSRVEWRSNLDFPLPFLVAQSAAADLVVVGRKTEPGPMLFSVNPGDLVMHLGRPVLVVPPGVDHLDAKRVAVGWKNTREARRAVQDALPFLKRASQVVVISVDDRDSAADPQDIVGFLQAHDVYATAVRRDTDGAAASEALIDAASEQAADLLVTGAYGHGRFREWAFGGVTRDLLAYAPICCLMSH; encoded by the coding sequence ATGACCTACGCGAGCATGATGGTGGCGATGGACCTGACGCCTCAGGCGCCGGACCGCGTTCGCTTGGCCGGCCATCTCGCCGACGACTTTCGCGCCCGGCTGATCGGCGTGGCAGCCGAAACCCCGGCCTACGCCGTTCCGCCGGTGGGGCCGACGCCGGCGAGCGCCTACGCGCTGGCCGCCTCGAACGAGATCGTGCTGAACGACCTCAGGCAGGCCCACGCAGCCTTCGAAGAAGCGGCCGGCGGGCGCAGCCGCGTGGAGTGGCGCTCGAACCTCGATTTCCCGCTGCCCTTCCTCGTCGCGCAGTCCGCGGCCGCAGATCTCGTCGTGGTGGGGCGAAAGACCGAGCCCGGGCCCATGCTGTTCTCGGTCAATCCCGGGGATCTCGTCATGCATCTCGGGCGGCCGGTCTTGGTGGTGCCGCCCGGGGTCGACCACCTCGACGCCAAGCGCGTCGCGGTCGGGTGGAAGAACACCCGCGAGGCGCGCCGCGCCGTGCAGGACGCGCTGCCGTTCCTGAAGCGGGCGTCACAGGTCGTCGTGATCTCCGTCGACGACCGGGACAGTGCGGCCGACCCGCAGGACATCGTCGGCTTCCTGCAGGCCCATGACGTCTACGCCACAGCCGTCCGGAGGGACACCGACGGCGCAGCGGCCTCCGAGGCGCTCATCGACGCCGCTTCCGAGCAGGCCGCGGACCTCCTCGTCACCGGCGCCTACGGCCACGGTCGCTTCCGCGAGTGGGCCTTCGGAGGCGTGACCCGGGACCTTCTGGCCTATGCCCCCATCTGCTGCCTGATGAGCCACTGA